A region of the Candidatus Hydrogenedentota bacterium genome:
GAGGCCGATGACGTCATCGGCACCCTGGCGCGGCGCGCGGAGGAGGCGGGCATGGAGGCCGTGCTGGTCAGCGGCGACAAGGACCTGCTTCAGCTCCTGTCGGAACGGGTCCGCATGTTTGATCCCGGCAAGGGGGAAGACGGTGTCTGGTACGGGCCGGAAGAGGTGCGGGAGCGTTTTGGCACCGACCCGGCCCATGTGGTGGACGCGCTGGCGCTCATCGGCGACACGGCGGACAACGTGCCGGGCGTGCGCGGCATCGGCGACAAGACGGCGCAGAAGCTCATGGCGCAGTACGGCTCCCTGGAGGGGCTCTACGCGCGTCTGGACGACCTGAAGGGCAAGCAGCGCGAGAATCTGGAGAGCGACCGCGACCAGGCCTTCAAAAGCCGCGTGCTCGTGACCATCAAGACGGACGTGGACCTGCCGGAGGACATTCCCGGGCTGGTTCGGACTCCCTGGGAGCCGGAGCGCCTGCGGGCGCGCTTCCTGGAACTCGGGTTCGACTCGCTGGCCGGGGAGACCGGCGCCCCCCCCGCGCCCGAGGAGCCGGAGGAGGAAA
Encoded here:
- a CDS encoding DNA polymerase I; translation: MGERIFLVDAMAFAFRSFHAIKTTLTDPEGRPTNAVYGFTRILMKLLREHNPSHIAVVFDAPGPTFRDELFPEYKATRRETPPELKEQFPRMHDVVRDMSLPLLCVPGVEADDVIGTLARRAEEAGMEAVLVSGDKDLLQLLSERVRMFDPGKGEDGVWYGPEEVRERFGTDPAHVVDALALIGDTADNVPGVRGIGDKTAQKLMAQYGSLEGLYARLDDLKGKQRENLESDRDQAFKSRVLVTIKTDVDLPEDIPGLVRTPWEPERLRARFLELGFDSLAGETGAPPAPEEPEEETDYRLVLDRETLDRALGEMRAAGGFAVDTETTNIDPML